Proteins co-encoded in one Christiangramia fulva genomic window:
- a CDS encoding YceI family protein, whose protein sequence is MFYRYLIISTLLFVIQFQAFSQVYQIQDEGSIIKVEGNSTLHPWTMKASKMSGKFVPVFEDGVLTGIKELKLELPAENLKSDKSGLNSDAYEALQTDQYPNIKFVMYSVEKISKTGTNSYQVNILGKLSIAGNEQIEHINFDLKKEKDMLHLSGDKSLKMTSFNIEPPSAFFGLLEADDQVQVQFKITYLRR, encoded by the coding sequence ATGTTTTATCGTTATCTCATAATCAGCACCCTTCTATTTGTTATCCAGTTCCAGGCATTTTCCCAGGTTTATCAAATCCAAGATGAAGGATCAATTATAAAAGTAGAAGGTAATTCCACCCTCCATCCCTGGACCATGAAAGCTAGCAAAATGTCGGGGAAATTTGTTCCGGTTTTTGAAGACGGAGTTTTAACCGGTATCAAAGAACTAAAACTTGAATTACCGGCAGAAAACCTGAAAAGTGATAAAAGCGGATTGAATTCTGATGCTTATGAAGCCCTGCAAACCGATCAATACCCAAACATAAAGTTTGTTATGTATAGCGTAGAGAAAATTTCTAAAACAGGAACCAACAGCTATCAGGTGAATATACTTGGGAAATTAAGCATTGCCGGAAATGAACAAATAGAGCATATTAATTTCGACTTAAAGAAGGAAAAAGATATGCTACACCTCAGCGGAGATAAGTCTTTAAAAATGACAAGTTTTAATATTGAACCGCCCTCGGCTTTTTTTGGCCTGCTGGAGGCAGATGATCAGGTACAGGTTCAATTCAAGATCACTTATCTACGACGGTAA
- a CDS encoding redoxin domain-containing protein, translating into MKNTIREGADFPDYELPDHQGKMQKLSKLQGKDPMAIMLSRGGYCPKEDLQHQWLVKMEEEIKVGYCKLVTISTDSQLQSLEWRTRLGAHWPFLSDEERILQKDLEIKEYTDPKHDPMIPHTILLEPGLKIYKIYNGYWYWGRPTPEELRQDFRAISRKIRPDWDLSTPFIKEKWKQNEKQYFYPYGEKS; encoded by the coding sequence ATGAAAAATACGATAAGAGAAGGCGCTGATTTCCCAGATTATGAACTCCCGGATCATCAGGGGAAAATGCAAAAGCTCAGTAAACTTCAGGGCAAAGATCCAATGGCAATTATGCTTTCACGAGGTGGTTATTGCCCAAAAGAAGATCTTCAGCATCAATGGCTGGTAAAAATGGAGGAAGAAATTAAAGTTGGTTATTGTAAACTTGTCACCATCAGTACCGATTCTCAATTACAGTCTTTGGAATGGCGTACGCGGCTTGGAGCACACTGGCCTTTCTTAAGCGATGAAGAAAGGATTCTTCAAAAAGATCTTGAGATCAAGGAATATACCGATCCCAAACACGACCCTATGATTCCGCATACCATTCTATTGGAGCCGGGTCTAAAGATTTACAAAATCTATAATGGCTACTGGTACTGGGGCAGGCCCACGCCGGAAGAATTAAGACAGGATTTTCGGGCTATCTCCAGGAAAATCAGGCCAGATTGGGATCTTTCAACCCCCTTTATAAAAGAGAAATGGAAACAAAATGAAAAACAGTATTTTTATCCTTATGGAGAAAAAAGCTGA
- a CDS encoding Crp/Fnr family transcriptional regulator, giving the protein MKEHSKIWYLENFNFFSELTDKQRSFICKNTVMKTIGKDETVYFQSSPANSVYFLKKGKIKISHFSPEGKEFLISILEPGEIFGESFLNPSNFRKDAAIAEEEATFCVMSSSNMKKLLLMVPELNLKFARLIESRLEKLQKRLEDVSLKSNRERILEFLKESALPMAERFGKELIINNNLTHDKIAQLTSTNRQEVSSVFSSLKKEGIIDYDRKEIHVKDLERLLQLT; this is encoded by the coding sequence ATGAAGGAGCATTCTAAAATCTGGTACCTGGAAAATTTTAATTTTTTTTCAGAATTAACCGATAAGCAAAGAAGCTTTATTTGTAAGAACACGGTAATGAAAACCATTGGCAAAGATGAAACGGTATACTTCCAGTCAAGTCCTGCAAACAGCGTATATTTTCTTAAAAAGGGAAAAATAAAGATCTCCCATTTTAGCCCTGAGGGAAAGGAATTTTTAATCAGCATTCTGGAACCTGGGGAAATTTTCGGGGAATCTTTCCTAAATCCATCAAATTTCAGAAAAGATGCGGCCATTGCTGAAGAGGAAGCTACTTTTTGTGTAATGAGCAGTAGTAATATGAAAAAACTTCTGCTAATGGTTCCTGAGCTGAATTTAAAATTTGCCCGGTTAATAGAAAGCCGGCTGGAGAAATTACAAAAACGGCTTGAAGATGTTTCTTTGAAAAGCAACAGGGAGCGTATCTTAGAATTTCTCAAAGAATCGGCCCTTCCCATGGCCGAAAGATTCGGTAAGGAACTTATCATTAATAATAACCTTACTCACGACAAAATTGCCCAGCTGACTTCTACCAACAGGCAGGAAGTCTCAAGTGTTTTCAGCTCCTTAAAGAAAGAGGGAATCATAGATTATGACAGGAAAGAAATTCATGTTAAAGACCTTGAAAGGCTATTGCAACTTACCTAA
- a CDS encoding TetR/AcrR family transcriptional regulator, whose protein sequence is MEQELKTEATRKLICETAFKKFYKNGFKATSVNDIMKATGLSKGAFYHNFKNKDELGVLVVKAELNTRIYEAMVTPLYAEGEAKAILKKTFLNKFEAFTSDEKLMGCPVNNLVNEIGGSKNLLNQALKELIDTWVNAVVEIIERGHKDGSIKPETNPHETAIYLVSSFEGMRGIRKLYTNDISWNAYRGALEKYLDQL, encoded by the coding sequence ATGGAACAGGAATTAAAAACGGAAGCCACTCGTAAATTGATATGCGAAACGGCTTTTAAGAAGTTTTATAAAAACGGTTTTAAAGCGACCAGTGTCAATGATATCATGAAGGCCACCGGTCTTTCTAAAGGCGCCTTCTATCACAATTTCAAAAACAAAGATGAACTTGGGGTATTAGTGGTGAAAGCGGAATTAAACACCAGAATTTACGAAGCCATGGTTACCCCACTCTACGCCGAGGGTGAAGCCAAAGCAATTCTAAAAAAAACCTTTTTAAATAAGTTCGAGGCTTTTACAAGTGATGAAAAATTAATGGGCTGCCCGGTGAACAATCTGGTCAATGAAATTGGTGGTTCAAAAAATTTACTTAACCAGGCTTTAAAAGAGCTTATTGATACCTGGGTGAACGCAGTGGTAGAAATTATTGAAAGGGGCCATAAAGACGGTTCCATAAAACCGGAAACAAATCCTCATGAGACCGCCATTTACCTGGTGAGTTCTTTTGAAGGAATGCGTGGTATTAGAAAGTTGTACACTAATGATATTAGCTGGAATGCCTATCGTGGCGCCCTGGAAAAATATTTAGATCAACTATAG
- a CDS encoding peroxiredoxin family protein, with amino-acid sequence MFKISKISTLSIMALFLFSACNFGNSQSSEEKDKTSTQKDEVQQVAKENNRNLKKAPEFEVTTIGNQKISLEKSMAENKPIMIYFTASWCPMCAKNWPAIEEVYPEYKDKVNFVAISIDPTDNEEVMTRLAEEKNLHFPLVKGTPQVMIDFGVGSQATTVGVNEDGYVEFQKDKTVLTADQYRDLFEQLIN; translated from the coding sequence ATGTTCAAAATCAGCAAAATTAGTACACTTTCTATAATGGCTTTATTCCTTTTTTCAGCCTGTAATTTTGGAAACTCCCAATCTTCAGAAGAAAAAGATAAAACATCAACGCAGAAAGATGAAGTTCAGCAGGTAGCAAAAGAAAATAATAGGAATTTGAAAAAAGCCCCTGAATTTGAAGTTACCACTATAGGTAATCAGAAAATAAGCCTGGAAAAATCAATGGCTGAAAATAAACCAATCATGATTTACTTTACCGCTTCCTGGTGCCCGATGTGCGCCAAAAACTGGCCGGCGATAGAAGAAGTCTACCCCGAATATAAAGACAAAGTAAATTTTGTAGCCATCAGCATAGATCCTACCGATAATGAAGAAGTAATGACCAGGCTGGCCGAGGAAAAAAATCTCCATTTCCCTTTGGTAAAAGGCACACCCCAGGTCATGATAGATTTTGGTGTAGGTAGCCAGGCAACTACCGTAGGCGTTAATGAAGATGGTTATGTAGAATTTCAGAAAGATAAAACTGTACTCACGGCCGACCAATACAGGGACCTTTTCGAACAACTAATAAATTAA